Below is a genomic region from Belonocnema kinseyi isolate 2016_QV_RU_SX_M_011 chromosome 4, B_treatae_v1, whole genome shotgun sequence.
TGTCTTCAATTTTAGAGAAGAAACTCTATATTTCTTTATTCTAAAGGATAGGAACCTTAATAATATAAAGTATCGTGTTCTTcattttgtaattgaattaaaTACAAACTTTAAAGAAATCAAATGTTGAAATTCGTTCAACTAAATGTTATTTTCGTCGATTTTTATGgagttctttttattattatattatttttaatttgttaaaatacataagaaaaacaTCCGAGAATGGTATTTTTAATACATTGCATAGAgaagaacaatttaaaactgacttgttttttatttctgacaaaaattagatttttaatcgttataaatgtttctttaattttagagataaaattccatttttctttactCTATAGGTCAGGTATCTGGATAATCTCATGTATCATGTTCTGCATATTGTTActgcaataaataaaaacttaaaagaaaataaaatacaaagttAAACTAAATGCTAGTTTACTCGATTTTTATGGACTATATTATAGATTTTATCAAGTGAAACCTTTTTGATCTATGAGTTGCTATTCATATTCTGCGTCGTTTTTggggaaaattagatttttcatcataaaaaatgaaagtcatttttcttaataaatgtCTCCAAATTTGCACAGTTTTTTAGTGAACGTTTTTCAGGCGATAATTTCTGTTTAATGGatccctgtttaaaaaaaatgtgatcgATAGGAATGAGGAAAGAATTTTATTAGGCAATTGGGGGTTTTTCACTggtaaaaatgcattagaaaaaatttgatacatAAGTCTGGGAACTCATAAATGTAagcagtttttgtcaaatttcttgtTTACATTTACGATTACTCAGATTTggcaaatttttttctgctgtaTTTTTACCAGTAAGATGGTTTACCAGTATTCTTGGCCTAATATGGATAAAATTGGTCGCAACATAcattaatttaagtttatttaagctAACAACGCATTGAAACTTAcataaaataatgatataattgtattttttttaaaaacctatttcacaaaaatgtgtttttttactgtataagatggaaattctatctaaaactatttgtttctgatgaatatttgtttatagtattcaatcattgttttatactccacaaaaaaatcgtaaaaacacttttatgcaaaaattaaaatacatatttaaaactgtatctactctttctagttgcatttttcggcaccatgtggcgAAATGGTCACCATTCCCAATAATATCATGATACTGTTTTTGTAAATCAGGAAAAAACTTTATTGTATTAATTTGAGGATAATCggaagattaaatttattaatattgttattaaatatatgCTTATTtgctttaactttatatattaatcttgtttataatttataaagaaaaaactacttttttatttaaaaaaaatttttaactgacttaaaaaggttgttttttattttcgatgGTATTTTTTTCCGAAAGAGACTTTTTTAGTTCCATAGAGCACTTTGAAGTGTGACATTTTATTTTACCTTTAGTtccaatttcaatgaaaattttatttttttatttctagtgtCGAAGTTCTGGCAACTCTCACCAGCGATGTCGGTCGAATTCTTTCAAAGCTCCATACAGTTACACCCAATGGAAACCTTGCTCTTGTCACAGGAATTAGAATTGCACATGTAAGTAAATTATTCAATCTAGAAATTGTCTCTCTTTTGAGACTCCTGCCAAAATTGATATTCCATTAGAAGAAACTCggtgtataaataaataatattagaatattaaaGAAAGGTTTCAAATCATTTGtacttattttaatattaaatggaatTGCAAGGTATTCTTGGAGATTTCAAGAGATGTCAtagatttctagggatttgaccggacttttttaagagaaatttaatgaataagtttaatttatattgaGGGGATTTTGAATGAATTCTacttattttaaggaattattacGATTTCCAAAcattaaactgaattttcaagagacttaATCAATTTTAAGGAATGTCAACGAATCTTGtataggatttcaaggaatttggcAAGATTTATgaggattttgaaagtttttaaacgatttgaataggtatcaaagaatttcaagtgattttaaagaattttgtagaatttccgAAGAAGTTATGCTctattttcaagtatttcttgTAAACTATGTATGATTATTCGGTCCAAAATTTCGGGACTAGCCCATCCACTTTTTAGCTCGGCCAATTTTTCAGCACGACTAGGCGCAgtctattttaatacatttttatgatttcaatggattttaggTCATTTCAACCAATTTCTATGGAACTTTagttaatgaaatacattttatttcaaggtCTTTTTACGGATTTCAGCGACTTCAAGGGATATGAAGGAATTAACAAAAACTTTAcaaggttttcaatattttaagttattttaaaacataccaaacaatttcaagggatttttaaaattgcaagggatGTCAAAGGattttgtagggttttcaaagagttcaaggtatttaaaagaatttcacaggatttaaGAGATTTGATAGGGTGTGTGGGGGATTCTGAACCAATATaattagattattacattttctaaataggaaaagaaacaatccaaaaaattttaatgcatttctaaaaattgctaatatttaatgcattctttttacaaaaatataaataaaaagtttttttttcaagaaatagatGTGAACTTACTTGGATCTAATTAAAAGAAGTCTTATAACATTCATAAGCAAAAGTGCATATTGAAACGAATCATCAGTTAAGTTTctctatttaaaaacatttgattcAAGGCCGAaaggaaatcaatttttccatgaataattttatgcaaaatgagcatgaaaaagattcacaatgaAAAACTAGACCTCCAAACCAACTCACATTTCGGCtcattagagaaaaaaataataataattgtgaaaaaaaggTAGGAAAAGGAAAAACTGATCCAAAGTCAATCTCTCACTTTGTCCTttcttcgtcttttttatactactaggaaacaaatatatttgaatttatcaaTCAAACTTTGtagttttcctataaataatcccAAATGAGGGGTTCTTTGACCCTGAAACATGTTGGTTTCTtagtagtataaaaaagacgGTTAAAGGAAGAAGTGAAAGGTTGGTTTTAATTGACTTTGTcctttttctccctcttttttcaattgtttttcttgtctctaatgagccgaaaagtgagactacgaaaaaaataaatagacaaaagttgctcattttaaaaagaactacaaagttgttattaataatttttgataggatgcatagttgttgttttaatcgtaaaaaaaaacgtTAGAAATCTGCCTGCTGCTTGGGCCACATTATCATCGGGCGCTGctcgctttgctcgcaagtttgagcgcgcctagaggtGTATGTAGGATCACGCGCTCCGCACTCTgtatttttaccccccccccccccatttatgcacagatctttaaaaattaaaggttaaactATCAACAACTTtaatttggcgattgtgaattctcttttgttaaagcttcttcggatTTAACTAAAACAACTTTCATCATATATCTCGTGCTTTGGATTCGATTAAAACTTGTCCAAAATGCAAtcttttctacattacgttcaactctattatattaaataataaaaaccaaaaatatatttttatggtcactttaatatttgttcctcaTTTAGCATTAATCTTCATTCGCAGCTACCTTGAAAGGtgtgtaattttaataaatttatattattataattcctaATATTGACTGGTATTGAAACAACATTAACATtaacaacattaaaatttaatgcaaattggGGAACAAGTATTAAAGTAATCcttaatataatatacatttgatataatatttttgaaattaatatataaaagtttgcattttgaaccaaatagagtgcgaagcacgagacaagtttagagaatgtgttcattaaagccgaagaagctttaaaaagagagaattcataatcaccaaattacagttgtcgatactTTGACCCTTAATTTTGAAAGGTGCGTGCAGAAATGGGGAGGCGACAACCAAAAGCGCACACGTCACAACATTAAGAAAATTGAGGAACACAGAATGTAAGCAGTTCCGAGCGAAATTGCACAAGGTCGGGGCGGGTTGCTAAGCAAAGGTACATAAGTCCATTCGACCAATCAGAAGCCGCGTAAAAATCATGTGGTCGGCGCATTCGCCTGCGGGGACATGCGAATTGTTATTGTTCAGTATTTGACGCAACAGTTGGCCATTTTTGCTTGATTTTTCGCGTTTATGTCGTGTTTTTTGTGCTATTTCTCTGTTAATAATGGGCAAAGGTGACGATGAAGTGGTGCTCGTTGGCGACACAAGAGAATGCAGTTTGAATGttctaaataaatgttttttcaacagtacgttttcaaataatttcaaagtttttcccAAACAATCATTCTGAAAAATTGTTCAGGGCGTTTTTTGTTGTTTCCTTCTTCGTAGTTTCATTACTAACTTGAGGAAGtgtagaaaaatctttcaaagctaCCTTgcatattttttgtattgttcAGGCCAAACCTCACAACTCCAAACTTTATCCGTCATGCTatccttttttcatttgaaattaacgaGTTTCTCGCAGTATCAGatgtcaatgaaaaaattaaaaaaagagagatgAAATATTGCTAATAGAActcaagaaaatctttttttggccATACTGGAAAATTAGTTAACGTAGCCTTACGCGCTTTTGCTTACCACCTCCTCAAATGTGGGGGAAGTACACAGACCGAGCGCGAAGTCAGAGATATAAAAACGCGCGCGtcaagcgcgctcaaacttgcgagcaaaccgaactgcgcgatgagaatgtgcccgcgcaataggcagattttttatattgtaatcaTTCCCTCTTTTTTGCAGCAGAGAATGCAAGACATGCAATAAGGAAAtttcgatttataaaaaaatatctactttATTTCAGTTGGCTCTCAAGCATCGCCAAGGAAAGAATCACAAGATGAGAATCGTCGCATTTGTCGGCAGTCCAATTCAGCTCGAGGACAAGGAATTGGTAAAACTAGCAAAGcgtttgaagaaagaaaaagtgAGTGTCGACATCGTGAGTTTCGGCGAGGAGACAATCAACAATGATGTTTTGACTGCATTTATTAACGCTCTGAACGGAAAGGATGGTACTGGAAGCCACCTTGTGACAGTGCCCCCAGGTCCTCATTTGTCTGATGCTCTGATTTCCTCTCCGATAATTCAAGGTGAAGACGGCCTGGGTGGTGCTGGAATGGGAGGCGCTGCTTTCGAATTCGGCGTCGACCCCAATGAAGATCCCGAACTGGCATTGGTATGAAATCTTTACATTCAGAAtttcagaactttaaaaattaaaacactcagGCAATGGGCTCACGgcatttttgacactttttttaacgATTCTACTATTTCAACTGATTCCAATTTCAACAGATTCCAATgggttttgaagaaattttaactaatttcagagatttgaaaagaattgTACAGGGTTTCAAAGCTTTtagcgtattttaaaagattccacagAATTTCAtgcttgaagaaattttaagagatattacaaATTCCAAGGTAATTGGagaggatttcaagggattttacacGACTTTCGCAATTTCACAGGGTCTCTAAGTATTTTcaagtttaacaaattttaaaaagatttgagatatttcatgatatttcagaattttcgacaaatttcaaaggattttattgcttaatatcaaaggatttcacaGCTCTCCAGGTGTTTTacggattttcaaagaatttctggaGAACTTTAGGGTGtaaatgaaatttgaacattaaaaaaaaattttaacaatttaaaaataatattttgaaagattttcaagatgtaaggggtttcaaaagatttctggaGACTTTACTAGGTTTaatcgtttttgaaaatttcaaaggattttgaaaaatataatgtattttaAGAGTACGCGGAATCTactgagatttcaaagaatttcttaggattgtagaaaatttctataaaatttcaaggaatttcacaatatttaggggatttaaaggattttaaaagaaattaaaagattcccTACTCAGATGGCTTCAACataattcaaggatttttaaaaacatatttgagtcaattaaaaatattccaaggtattttaaagcttttagagtatttaaaaatatttctaggaattgaaaaatatgtatcaAAGGTTTTAAGGAGCTTTATCTAATTTCGTGGAGTTTTACGGGATTTCaggcgattttaaagatttaatcattttttaaggaagtttgaaaaataatatatagatttataaatattttactgcatTTTATTCGATCTTTAGTGGATTGCTAGGGATCTGTCAAGATTTAAgtgattttatcaatttcaagggatttcaaaggattttaaggagcttatggtattttaaaacatcccgaggaatttaacgagatttaaacattttgaagggttttaagagaatttcgtaggtttcacaaaattttaaagcattttaagaaGGTATCCAGGATATCaaggatatttcaaaaattctaaaggatttctaaataactttaaggaattaatgaaatttcaagagaattctagGGATTTCAAGGGGTTTTAAGCGATCTCGCCAGTATAAGGAATTCactgattttaaaagaaattattatattttaagggattttaaaggttctaagaaattaaaaaaattgtcatcaaaTTTTAAAGGACTCGAAAGGATTTTACGCGATTTTATGGGAGATCGGGTAAACTGGTATTACCGGCACCCTTTTAGTGGAAGATACTGTAcaataaaaatgcttttattaaaattacagggatttaaaatggagaattttatgTGCATAAACATTCTATAGAATTATTATCCATGTTATTtgtaattcaatatatatttagagcaaaattactgaatttatattattaaatattatttttatcctcTGAAAGttagaaattaaagtatttcttgTTTTGCAGTACTTTCAGAGGTTAGATTATTATGTTttgcaatataattaatttaatattattttcaaattttagtagatttaatatatttgaaatattcttattgtACCTACAAAACCAGTGAACGACATACGTGTCTCTCAGTGAACAACACCCAACAGAAGGAAGTTTTTAGGGAATTATACGTACTTTTTTTTGATATCCATGTTGCTATGATTGCTGTTTGCCTTCTTCATTCCTAAGACATCGCCTTCTAAGAATCTTTAATGTTCATTGTCTTGGTTCTTCTCTTTTAAGAcccataattatataaaatgatgttctttattttctaaagcaactaaattacataatatttcttacaaataagtttctaaattctttcaaattcaaaattaacacCGATGTCGTtcactgaatttgaataaattattttaaaataaatacaaacaataagcatataaataattaatattctcctttttctaaaaagtttttctgaagGTGTCGGTAATACCTCTGTTTACTCTATATTTTGCATACCTGATTACGAAAATAGTTAAGCCCTcgatgaaatatttcaaatatattatatgTGTGACAATATTTTCCtactattttttaagattgatgcTACTGTTGACAGTATTTTGGATTCATTAgatgagtccgaggcctgaatATTAATAAATCCTTTTCGAAGctgttttttcattaatttatcaatcatatattttaatttttctaggctCTTCGTGTTTCCATGGAAGAACAAAGACAGAGACAAGAGGATGATGCCAGACGAGCTCAAGCTAAAGACGCAACTGCGGAGAAGAAACCGGAAACAATTAAGGAAGCTCCAAATGAAGAGGCAATGCTGAAACGTGCACTAGAGATGTCGATGGAGGCAGGTGAAGAGTCGACCCCGACACCAACTCCGACTCCAACTTCTGAGACTGTTACGACGGCTCCTAGCAGTGGTGGACTGGTGCCCGACTTTGCTCGCATGACTGAGGAGGAACAAATCGCTTTTGCCATGCAAATGTCTATGCAGGATCAGCGTAAGTTGTATCATTTTTCTCAGTCCCGAGTCTGATTTCGCCTAATTAATTATATAGCCAGGGTTCACAGTCTTccccttttttcttaattttccattttttcttgaaattctccTATTCTCAAAAACCTTTCCCTTTTTCCCcctttctctttaaatatacgatatttaaaaatactctttaGACAACTTTGaagcagaaaaattttaaagcattttgaaaatgtgaaaactgGAGACAGAAGTTGTTATCTAATATAAAATGGGAACACTTACAAaatatatagtactttttaaataagtattagaAGGTGaacactttttagttaaaatgtaggATGACATTCGAtaaaagttgaaaacaattttttaacgatttgaaatttaagatatttccttttggtaaaaaaattatgacgAATTTGTTACGTTTACAGCTATTACTAGGAAACGATAAAAATAaaggatgaaatttaaaaatacatcttttgctcaatgaatttttgtttgaaaatgtgcaaaaacatgtTGTTTTTTTATCCGAGTTttagtaaaagattttaaaaaataagtccttttaaattgaaaaatattagcttggacaatttcaagaatgaataataattcaaaaagaggtaaaaattaaacgattttatatctaaaattttaaatttgtattgattcaAATCAAAATAGATCAAAATAGAAGTATCTGAAATTGTTTCTTCAGCAATCAGTTGTTCCCTTTCATCagctttaattttacaattaaaattaaaatggttgaatgaaaaaaatctatcaagaattagaaattttttaattattaaaagatttaaattgacttattaaagttttaaagtttttgagcACAAACAAGTTTTAATGTCGTACTTTTTGGCGACTAACCtttttacagttttaaataaagtttggaTTCGTATAAGTTTCAACGTTTTGGAGCAGatgtttttccattttcaatggttcctgttaaaaattacttttttattttaaacttttgtaattgaaaattgttcatttagaACCTTGAattcattttctgatttttcgCAAGTTTATCGAatcaattgtaattgtaaattagaattttttaaagtaataacagtataaaattgtagaatttgagCAGCTTGACTTTGaagcattcaatttatttttcaattgcatatTGTCAAActtttaatcgctttgaattgaaaataccgCTGCGATGTACTATCGATGTATTTACTATGCGTGTatttatttgtgttaattttatGAGCATTTTTCTTCCCCATAGGTATCAAATGAATTTGCTTCTTCATAGAGCAAGGT
It encodes:
- the LOC117171288 gene encoding 26S proteasome non-ATPase regulatory subunit 4 isoform X1, whose amino-acid sequence is MVLESTMICVDNSDYMRNGDFLPTRLQAQQDAVNLVCHSKTRSNPENNVGLITLANVEVLATLTSDVGRILSKLHTVTPNGNLALVTGIRIAHLALKHRQGKNHKMRIVAFVGSPIQLEDKELVKLAKRLKKEKVSVDIVSFGEETINNDVLTAFINALNGKDGTGSHLVTVPPGPHLSDALISSPIIQGEDGLGGAGMGGAAFEFGVDPNEDPELALALRVSMEEQRQRQEDDARRAQAKDATAEKKPETIKEAPNEEAMLKRALEMSMEAGEESTPTPTPTPTSETVTTAPSSGGLVPDFARMTEEEQIAFAMQMSMQDQPEGEPPKEEAMEVEEDYAAVMSDPAFLQSVLESLPGVDPQSEAVREVVGSLKQHKEKEKEKEKDKESK
- the LOC117171288 gene encoding 26S proteasome non-ATPase regulatory subunit 4 isoform X2, which gives rise to MRNGDFLPTRLQAQQDAVNLVCHSKTRSNPENNVGLITLANVEVLATLTSDVGRILSKLHTVTPNGNLALVTGIRIAHLALKHRQGKNHKMRIVAFVGSPIQLEDKELVKLAKRLKKEKVSVDIVSFGEETINNDVLTAFINALNGKDGTGSHLVTVPPGPHLSDALISSPIIQGEDGLGGAGMGGAAFEFGVDPNEDPELALALRVSMEEQRQRQEDDARRAQAKDATAEKKPETIKEAPNEEAMLKRALEMSMEAGEESTPTPTPTPTSETVTTAPSSGGLVPDFARMTEEEQIAFAMQMSMQDQPEGEPPKEEAMEVEEDYAAVMSDPAFLQSVLESLPGVDPQSEAVREVVGSLKQHKEKEKEKEKDKESK